The following are from one region of the Cryptococcus deuterogattii R265 chromosome 8, complete sequence genome:
- a CDS encoding homoserine kinase: MASRKCKIHVPCTSANIGPGFDVCGIALSLSLSLVVTIPSATPDAEPLPKIIYTGLDSDNVPLSPYKNLLTRVALYVLRANGITTFPPGVTIEAHNEIPFGRGLGSSGAAVIAGVLLGDLLGNLNLPKSRLLDFALMVERHPDNVTAALIGGFVGSYLRELSPQDMSAASIPLAEVLPEYPPDAGPDWGKSPPQPPHGIGHFVRFGWAKEIKAIAVSPRFELATAKARDVLPESYSRKDMIFNLQRLGVLTTALARSPPDPDLIYDAMGDRVHQPYRMTLIPGLPKILSTLTPTSHPGLLGICLSGAGPTILALATHNFEAIANEIERIFADEQVLVDHKVLDIDEKGSWVEDITEA; this comes from the exons ATGGCATCCCGCAAGTGCAAGATCCATGTCCCCTGCACTTCTGCAAACATTGGCCCAGGGTTCGACGTCTGCGGCAttgctctttccctttctctttccctcgtTGTCACCATCCCTTCTGCTACACCCGATGCCGAGCCTTTGCCCAAGATCATCTATACCGGTCTCGACTCCGACAACgtccctctttctccctaTAAAAACCTTTTGACTCGAGTAGCCCTCTATGTCCTCCGAGCAAACGGTATCACCACTTTTCCTCCTGGAGTGACCATTGAGGCTCACAACGAAATCCCCTTCGGACGTGGTCTTGGGTCGTCAGGAGCTGCCGTCATTGCCGGTGTCCTTCTCGGTGACTTGCTCGGTAACCTTAATCTCCCAAAATCTCGTTTGCTTGACTTTGCTCTCATGGTTGAGCGCCATCCGGACAATGTTACTGCTGCCCTTATCGGTGGTTTCGTTGGCTCTTATCTTCGTGAACTTTCTCCTCAGGATATGTCGGCTGCCAGTATCCCTCTCGCAGAGGTGCTCCCGGAATATCCCCCTGATGCTGGACCCGACTGGGGTAAGAGCCCTCCTCAGCCCCCCCACGGTATTGGGCACTTTGTGAGGTTCGGATGGGCGAAGGAGATTAAGGCGATCGCCGTTTCTCCCAGGTTTGAATTGGCTACTGCCAAAGCTAGGGATGTTTTGCCAGAAAGCTATTCTAGGAAGGACATG ATCTTCAACCTTCAAAGATTAGGCGTACTTACAACCGCTTTGGCTCGATCTCCTCCTGATCCCGACCTCATCTACGATGCCATGGGTGACCGTGTCCATCAGCCTTATCGAATGACCCTC ATCCCCGGTCTTCCCAAAattctttccactcttACTCCCACTTCCCACCCCGGTCTCCTCGGTATCTGTCTTTCAGGAGCTGGTCCTACCATCCTCGCTCTTGCCACGCACAATTTCGAGGCTATCGCcaatgagattgagagaatATTCGCGGATGAGCAGGTTTTAGTCGACCACAAGGTTTTGGATATTGATGAGAAAGGTAGCTGGGTTGAGGATATCACAGAAGCTTAG
- a CDS encoding kinetochore protein Mis12/MTW1, producing the protein MPPRKSTSSRTGKPPVASSSKTTLDAIPAADIPESLTPGYVYEPTERQPLTQEEQTRLIHELVGFNPKNLGADLTETARLEMYNAVTSIDNWINTVAKDPKSRAELVHGLHALETLLETHVDKAFDMFTSWLLRNPFEFSPDLEVVLPWQKGLDFSRGEYVAAQLGGQDGLQMKVDKLRTEVEHARLVSQRLEIAERKLGRRIEVLKQRQAQVGFVKEIIDSANLDPLPSRAAQLQSTLTSLQSALIPLDIIPIPTSTGLSPSSGEHTKAWELGRAAYLNWALGKMLPSGERGLGVGEGGDAERLERIEQEIEEIGPREGMDVLAGSLRGDR; encoded by the exons ATGCCTCCAAGAAAGTCAACCTCCAGCCGAACCGGTAAACCCCCAGTAGCGAGTTCCAGCAAGACTACGCTGGATGCCATTCCCGCTGCGGATATCCCCGAAAGCCTCACGCCGGGGTATGTGTACGAGCCAACAGAGCGACAACCCTTGACTCAGGAGGAACAAACACGACTCATCCATGAA CTCGTTGGCTTCAACCCTAAAAATCTCGGTGCAGACCTTACGGAGACCGCCCGTTTAGAAATGTACAATGCGGTGACCAGTATAGACAATTGGATCAACACGGTAGCGAAGGATCCTAAATCTAGAGCCGAGCTGGTTCAT GGTCTGCATGCTTTAGAGACTCTGTTAGAAACACATGTGGATAAAGCCTTTGATATGTTTACCTCATGGCTACTGCGAAATCCTTTCGAGTTTTCCCCGGACTTAGAAGTAGTTTTA CCGTGGCAGAAGGGCTTGGATTTCTCTCGGGGAGAATACGTTGCGGCACAACTTGGGGGTCAAGATGGATTACAGATGAAGGTTGATAAGTTGCGCACGGAGGTTGAACAC GCCCGATTAGTATCTCAGCGTCTAGAAATCGCTGAGAGAAAGCTTGGCCGGCGGATAGAAGTGTTGAAGCAACGTCAGGCCCAAGTGGGATTTGTGAAAGAGATTATAGATTCTGCTAATC TCGATCCTCTACCCTCACGCGCCGCCCAACTTCAATCAACACTTACGTCTCTCCAATCAGCTCTCATTCCCCTCGAtatcatccccatccccactTCAACCGGCTTATCACCGTCTTCTGGCGAGCATACGAAAGCCTGGGAACTTGGACGAGCAGCTTATCTTAATTGGGCGTTGGGTAAGATGCTTCCTTCAGGAGAACGAGGTTTAGGAGTGGGCGAAGGTGGGGATGCGGAAAGGTTGGAAAGAATCGAGCAGGAAATAGAAGAGATTGGCCCTAGGGAGGGAATGGATGTTTTGGCAGGGTCGCTCAGGGGTGACAGATGA
- a CDS encoding protein HIR1 (genome sequence mistake), protein MKVTKPNWVEHTVGEKKAKTAIYSISVHPDGTRLATGGLDHKVKIWSTLPILDVEAEKEEENPKLLCTMSSHTGSVLSVRWAHHGRFLATGSDDQVIMIWGLDPDGGRRLWGSDEVNVENWKALTRLVGHVADVVDLAWSRDDTMLASVGLDSTVWIWDGLTFERLRKLDLHQGFVKGVCWDPVGNYLATQSDDKTVKIWNTEDWSLAETISKPFETSPQSTFFRRLSWSPDGAFIAASNAMNGPVFVAAVIDREGWASDISFVGHENTIQVAAFNPRLFFPEGEPKGRATASSMLALGANDFSISIWRNTLYKPLVVLKDIFGADLMDLCWSNDGYVLYGSSVDGSVCAIQFEPSEFTDLADFSATELVLREYDYKPKRVHQPLAVHSSAPSITNGFGPSTTTSTHVNVLQPKKGKSKRRVDLSNGNAKVGPSAGPSRQALRPPPPADPFSGPIQGFASPSTAQASTARMFEDAHRAFGSSSAGTTSNSPRTGDKRKASGSYEDPTRGLRGRVCPYSNQFSCLKFKLSERRWWHLLPLVPVRQ, encoded by the exons ATGAAGGTTACCAAGCCCAACTGGGTGGAACATACCG tgggggagaagaaagccAAAACAGCCATTTACAGCATCTCTGTGCATCCAGATGGTACTCGATTAGCGACAGGTGGTTTAG ACCACAAAGTTAAGATCTGGTCGACGCTACCGATTCTCGACGTGgaggcagagaaggaggaagaaaatccCAAATTGCTATGCACAATGTCTTCCCATACCG GATCTGTGCTGTCCGTACGATGGGCTCATCACGGAAGATTTCTGGCGACAGGATCAGATGACCAGGTTATTATGATATGGGGTCTTGATCC TGATGGAGGTCGTCGACTTTGGGGTTCTGACGAAGTTAATGTTGAGAATTGGAAGGCTTTAACGCGATTAGTTGGACATGTAGCAG ATGTTGTAGATCTAGCTTGGTCAAGGGATGACACCATGTTGGCATCCGTCGGCCTTGACAGTACCGTCTGGATTTGGGATGGCTTGACATTTG AACGATTGAGAAAACTCGATTTACATCAGGGATTTGTTAAGGGAGTTTGTTGGGATCCTGTCGGGAATTACCTGGCTACCCAA TCCGATGACAAGACGGTGAAAATATGGAACACTGAGGACTGGTCACTCGCTGAAACTATTTCCAAACCATTTGAGACATCACCGCAAAGCACATTCTTCCGAAGATTGAGCTGGTCGCCTGATGGTGCTTTCATCGCAGCGTCCAATGCTATGAATGGACCAGTGTTTGTTGCTGCGGTGATTGACCGAGAGGGTTGGGCATCGGATATCTCCTTTGTCGGACACGAAAATACAATCCAAGTAGCC GCTTTCAACCctcgcctcttcttccctgaAGGTGAACCTAAAGGAAGAGCGACGGCTTCCAGCATGCTTGCTCTTGGCGCGAATGATTTTAGCATCTCTATATGGCGAAACACACTTTACAAGCCGTTGGTAGTGTTAAAAGACATTTTCGGAGCCGACTTAATGGACCTTTGCTG GTCAAATGACGGATATGTCTTGTACGGGTCCTCCGTTGATGGCTCAGTGTGTGCTATTCAGTTTGAACCCTCCGAGTTCACCGATCTTGCCGACTTTTCTGCGACCGAACTCGTTCTTCGAGAATACGATTACAAACCTAAACGGGTTCACCAGCCTCTTGCTGTCCACTCCTCCGCCCCCTCTATCACCAACGGCTTTGGCCCCTCCACCACTACTTCCACTCATGTCAACGTCTTACAACCTAAAAAGGGCAAATCCAAACGCCGTGTCGATCTCTCTAATGGTAACGCTAAGGTTGGCCCTAGCGCCGGTCCAAGCCGCCAAGCCCTTCGAcccccaccaccagctGATCCGTTCAGTGGACCTATACAAGGTTTTGCCAGTCCCTCGACGGCCCAAGCGTCAACAGCGAGGATGTTTGAAGATGCGCACCGAGCCTTCGGGTCTAGTAGTGCAGGTACGACGAGTAACTCACCTAGAACAGGGGACAAGCGAAAGGCGAGCGGGTCATATGAGGATCCTACTAGAGGTCTACGAGGGAGGGTATGCCCCTACAGCAACCAGTTCAGCTGTCTGAAGTTCAAATTATCCGAGCGCCGATGGTggcaccttcttcctctggtcCCGGTTCGTCAGTAG
- a CDS encoding ariadne-1 encodes MSSDGENEDFAYEDDYDDAFDADDVMDDSASEPDDFDVLSPTIETAPSKKPYDVNYSVHDLKQIIGMQKKMIDEVAALLVIPASTAAALLRHFNWNTEKLQEVFWTEPDATLLAAGLSPPSSPSTSTQPLPGSQSGSFECPICFTDYEGKSAQQDTFAMGCGHRFCKTCWGEYLTGKIKEEGESGRIQCMESGCKRVVKGEMVKELAGDKISDRYYNLLNAAFVSDSPNLRWCPHPDCPYIIGCTQAPQRMLNQLVPTVECKCGKNLCFGCGYAASHRPVICKIVRLWEKKCADDSETANWLQANTKECTKCQSTIEKNGGCNHMTCKKCKWEFCWVCMGPWSEHGTNWYQCNRFDEKSGIDARDVQAKSRASLERYLHYFNRWANHEHSAKLDTEFYAKTEKKMEQMQDAGNLSWIEVQFAKQAVDAVIQARITLKWTYCMAFYLKRNNQTELFEDNQRDLERAVENLSYLLEQNIGEPESIAKLRHDVTNQAAYVQKRHEIMMDDTLRGHLEHRWEFTVDV; translated from the exons ATGTCTTCTGATGGAGAGAACGAAGACTTCGCTTATGAGGATGATTATGATGATGCTTTCGACGCCGATGATGTTATGGACG ATTCCGCATCCGAGCCAGATGACTTTGATGTGTTGTCTCCCACTATAGAAA CTGCACCCTCCAAGAAGCCCTATGATGTTAATTACTCTGTCCACGACTTGAAACAGATCATAGGCAtgcagaaaaagatgatcgATGAAGTTGCCGCTCTTCTCGTCATTCCTGCGTCTACAGCTGCAGCTCTTCTCCGACACTTTAATTGGAATACCGAAAAGCTCCAAGAAGTATTCTGGACAGAGCCAGATGCTACACTCCTCGCTGCCGGTCTCTCCCCACCTTCGtccccttccacctcaacTCAACCCCTTCCCGGATCCCAGTCTGGATCATTCGAATGCCCAATCTGCTTTACCGATTACGAAGGTAAATCCGCCCAGCAAGATACCTTTGCTATGGGTTGCGGGCATCGGTTCTGCAAGACGTGTTGGGGTGAGTACTTGACTGGGAAAATtaaggaggaaggtgagagTGGGAGGATACAGTGTATGGAAAGCGGGTGTAAACGAGTTGTCAAGGGCGAAATGGTCAAGGAGCTCGCCGGGGACAAAATATCGGATCGCTATTATAATCTGTTGAATGCGGCATTCGTCTCGGATTCTCCGAATCTTAGATGGTGCCCACACCCCGATTGTCCGTATATCATTGGCTGTACTCAAGCGCCGCAACGGATGTTGAATCAATTGGTACCGACTGTGGAGTGCAAGTGCGGAAAGAATTTGTGTTTTGGGTGTGGATACGCCGCGAGCCACCGCCCTGTTATTTGCAAAATTGTCAGACTctgggaaaagaaatgtGCAGATGATAGTGAAACTGCCAATTGGCTACAAGCAAACACAAAAGAGTGCACTAAATGTCAATCGACTATTGAAAAGAATGGTGGCTGCAA CCACATGACTTGTAAAAAATGCAAATGGGAGTTCTGTTGGGTCTGCATGGGTCCCTGGTCGGAACACGGCACAAATTGGTACCAGTGCAACAGATTTGACGAGAAGAGTGGTATAGATGCTCGAGACGTGCAGGCCAAGTCTCGTGCAAGCTTGGAAAGATATCTTCAC TACTTTAACCGATGGGCAAATCACGAGCACTCTGCCAAACTTGACACTGAATTTTATGCTAAGACggagaaaaaaatggaaCAAATGCAGGACGCGGGCAACCTCTCCTGGATCGAAGTGCAGTTTGCGAAACAAGCAGTAGATGCAGTCATACAGGCGCGAATCACCCTCAAATGGACTTACTGCATGGCTTTCTA TTTAAAGAGGAACAACCAAACGGAATTGTTTGAGGATAATCAACGAGACCTTGAGCGGGCGGTGGAGAATCTGAGTTATCTACTGGAGCAGAACATTGGGGAACCGGAATCAATCGCCAAGCTTAGGCATGACGTGACGAATCAGGCGGCTTACGTACAGAAGAGGCATGAGATCATGATGGATGATACGTTAAGAGGACATCTCGAG CATCGTTGGGAGTTTACTGTGGACGTTTAA